The following are from one region of the Tachysurus fulvidraco isolate hzauxx_2018 chromosome 15, HZAU_PFXX_2.0, whole genome shotgun sequence genome:
- the LOC113639621 gene encoding dual specificity tyrosine-phosphorylation-regulated kinase 4-like isoform X2, with translation MIIKMFKKFKSRVGVCLENGHEHKERPRFPMTPAEVVRQFGDRLTHSNVKEMSSYRELWYLGKEIDSSNHHDISSNDNTQVSNNHLAYRYELLKRLGEGSYGTVYKCLDHKTNEMVAVKIIKKFKSYRQEVEIMDYLRKKDRNGSYNIVLMKNNFFFRKQLCIVYDLLGPSLNQLKKHRRFSSANLQHICKDILKCLRLLEKEKIIHGDLKPGNIVLGKNGIKVIDFGGSSFEKKKKFPGAVTYTYSSPEVILKNPCSTATDMWSLGCILAELHIGQYIFSGADAEQIALIMEVLGKPPADFFKDKNTWNYFYDDKGQWRDFYDVNNVLIKPGSKNLQKILGTGDLQFLDFIQRCLSWNPAKRLTPSEAMKHPWLQSKS, from the exons ATgatcataaaaatgtttaagaagTTTAAAAGCAGG GTTGGAGTCTGCCTGGAGAATGGTCAT GAGCACAAAGAGAGACCTCGGTTTCCCATGACCCCCGCAG AGGTGGTCAGGCAGTTTGGGGACAGGTTGACTCATTCCAATGTGAAAGAGATGAGTTCCTACCGTGAGCTCTGGTACTTGGGTAAGGAAATTGATAGCTCCAATCACCATGATATATCAAGTAACGACAACA CGCAGGTCTCCAACAATCACCTTGCGTACCGCTACGAGTTGTTGAAAAGGCTCGGAGAAGGATCCTATGGAACAGTTTATAAGTGTCTGGATCATAAGACAAATGAGATGGTGGCTGTGAAGATCATTAAAAAATTTAA ATCCTATAGGCAAGAGGTGGAAATCATGGACTATTTGAGGAAAAAGGACAGAAATGGTTCCTACAACATTGTGTTAATGAAGAACAACTTTTTCTTCCGCAAACAACTCTGCATCGTCTATGATCTCCTTGG GCCATCTTTAAATCAGCTAAAAAAACATCGGAGATTCAGCAGTGCTAATCTGCAGCACATTTGCAAAGATATTCTCAAGTGTTTGCGTTTGCttgagaaagagaaaattatCCATGGTGACCTGAAACCT GGGAACATAGTGCTCGGAAAGAATGGCATCAAGGTGATTGATTTTGGAGGCAGCAGctttgagaagaagaaaa AGTTCCCTGGGGCTGTCACTTATACCTACAGCTCTCCAGAGGTGATATTGAAAAATCCTTGTAGCACTGCTACTGACATGTGGAGTCTGGGCTGTATTCTGGCTGAGCTCCACATTGGCCAGTATATTTTTTCTGGAGCAGATGCTGAACAAATAGCCCTCATCATGGAG GTGCTTGGAAAGCCTCCAGCTGATTTTTTTAAGGACAAAAATACCTGGAATTATTTCTATG ACGATAAAGGACAATGGAGGGATTTCTATGACGTAAACAACGTGCTGATAAAGCCTGGTTCTAAGAATCTTCAGAAAATTCTGGGTACTGGTGATCTTCAGTTCTTAGACTTTATCCAACGCTGCCTAAG CTGGAACCCTGCGAAGCGCCTCACTCCATCAGAGGCTATGAAGCACCCGTGGCTTCAGAGTAAAAGTTAG
- the LOC113639621 gene encoding dual specificity tyrosine-phosphorylation-regulated kinase 4-like isoform X1 produces MIIKMFKKFKSRKVGVCLENGHEHKERPRFPMTPAEVVRQFGDRLTHSNVKEMSSYRELWYLGKEIDSSNHHDISSNDNTQVSNNHLAYRYELLKRLGEGSYGTVYKCLDHKTNEMVAVKIIKKFKSYRQEVEIMDYLRKKDRNGSYNIVLMKNNFFFRKQLCIVYDLLGPSLNQLKKHRRFSSANLQHICKDILKCLRLLEKEKIIHGDLKPGNIVLGKNGIKVIDFGGSSFEKKKKFPGAVTYTYSSPEVILKNPCSTATDMWSLGCILAELHIGQYIFSGADAEQIALIMEVLGKPPADFFKDKNTWNYFYDDKGQWRDFYDVNNVLIKPGSKNLQKILGTGDLQFLDFIQRCLSWNPAKRLTPSEAMKHPWLQSKS; encoded by the exons ATgatcataaaaatgtttaagaagTTTAAAAGCAGG AAGGTTGGAGTCTGCCTGGAGAATGGTCAT GAGCACAAAGAGAGACCTCGGTTTCCCATGACCCCCGCAG AGGTGGTCAGGCAGTTTGGGGACAGGTTGACTCATTCCAATGTGAAAGAGATGAGTTCCTACCGTGAGCTCTGGTACTTGGGTAAGGAAATTGATAGCTCCAATCACCATGATATATCAAGTAACGACAACA CGCAGGTCTCCAACAATCACCTTGCGTACCGCTACGAGTTGTTGAAAAGGCTCGGAGAAGGATCCTATGGAACAGTTTATAAGTGTCTGGATCATAAGACAAATGAGATGGTGGCTGTGAAGATCATTAAAAAATTTAA ATCCTATAGGCAAGAGGTGGAAATCATGGACTATTTGAGGAAAAAGGACAGAAATGGTTCCTACAACATTGTGTTAATGAAGAACAACTTTTTCTTCCGCAAACAACTCTGCATCGTCTATGATCTCCTTGG GCCATCTTTAAATCAGCTAAAAAAACATCGGAGATTCAGCAGTGCTAATCTGCAGCACATTTGCAAAGATATTCTCAAGTGTTTGCGTTTGCttgagaaagagaaaattatCCATGGTGACCTGAAACCT GGGAACATAGTGCTCGGAAAGAATGGCATCAAGGTGATTGATTTTGGAGGCAGCAGctttgagaagaagaaaa AGTTCCCTGGGGCTGTCACTTATACCTACAGCTCTCCAGAGGTGATATTGAAAAATCCTTGTAGCACTGCTACTGACATGTGGAGTCTGGGCTGTATTCTGGCTGAGCTCCACATTGGCCAGTATATTTTTTCTGGAGCAGATGCTGAACAAATAGCCCTCATCATGGAG GTGCTTGGAAAGCCTCCAGCTGATTTTTTTAAGGACAAAAATACCTGGAATTATTTCTATG ACGATAAAGGACAATGGAGGGATTTCTATGACGTAAACAACGTGCTGATAAAGCCTGGTTCTAAGAATCTTCAGAAAATTCTGGGTACTGGTGATCTTCAGTTCTTAGACTTTATCCAACGCTGCCTAAG CTGGAACCCTGCGAAGCGCCTCACTCCATCAGAGGCTATGAAGCACCCGTGGCTTCAGAGTAAAAGTTAG
- the LOC113638136 gene encoding CUB and peptidase domain-containing protein 2-like gives MGIHLWKVLCVVFAVVLNSTDSFAQQDVCGRPPLNNKIVGGADASPGSWPWQVSIQSGGSHFCGGSLINANWVLSAAHCFQSSSTSGITIKLGMESLELTNSNQQQRSASSIIINQNYDSTTKDNDIALVQLSSSVTFNNYIQPVCLAASSSSFPAGTEVWVTGWGTIASEVSLPSPQTLQEVQVPIVSNSDCATKYSSITDNMLCAGLAQGGKDSCQGDSGGPLVVKRNGVWVQAGIVSFGHGCALPNIPGVYTRVSQYQDWINSNIGSNNIGFVTSNSTCGSPNLFCLILFFFFIFFLCNFYSFHYLGARTDKNLAEYNSATLVLQLLARTQEVMDIYLSKVLCVVFTLLINAPGSFSQLDVCGQAPLNNKIVGGADASPGSWPWQVSFQSGGSHFCGGSLINANWVLSAAHCFQSSSTSGITINLGMESLDLANSNQQQRSASIVIINQNYDDNTKDNDIALVQLSSSVTFNNYIQPVCLAASSSSFPAGTEVWVTGWGTIASGVSLPSPQTLQEVQLPIVSNSDCATSYGNGSITGNMMCAGLAQGGKDSCQGDSGGPLVVQENGVWVQAGIVSFGYGCALPNIPGVYTRVSQYQDWISSWIGNSNLGFVTSNSTCGSPNLFCLILFFSIFLLCNLY, from the exons ATGGGGATTCATTTGTGGAAggtcttgtgtgttgtgtttgctgtagtccTTAATTCTACAG ACTCATTTGCCCAGCAGGATG tTTGTGGTCGGCCTCCACTGAACAACAAGATTGTGGGTGGTGCAGATGCCTCTCCTGGATCCTGGCCTTGGCAGGTCAGCATTCAATCAGGTGGCAGCCATTTCTGTGGTGGCAGCCTGATCAATGCGAACTGGGTCTTATCAGCTGCTCACTGTTTCCAAAG CTCCTCAACATCTGGTATCACAATCAAATTAGGAATGGAAAGTCTGGAGTTAACTAACTCTAATCAGCAGCAAAGAAGTGCTAGTAGTATTATCATCAACCAAAATTATGATTCTACTACAAAAGACAATGACATTGCACTGGTCCAgctctcttcttcagtgacattCAATAATTATATCCAGCCGGTGTGCCTCGCAGCAAGCAGCAGTTCTTTTCCTGCTGGTACTGAAGTCTGGGTCACAGGATGGGGTACTATTGCTTCTGAAG TGAGTCTGCCGTCCCCTCAAACCTTGCAGGAGGTGCAGGTGCCAATTGTCAGTAACAGTGactgtgcaacaaaatataGTTCTATCACAGACAATATGCTGTGTGCTGGCTTAGCTCAGGGAGGAAAAGACTCATGCCAG GGTGATTCTGGAGGCCCACTGGTGGTCAAAAGGAATGGAGTTTGGGTTCAGGCTGGGATTGTGAGCTTTGGCCATGGCTGCGCTTTACCCAATATTCCCGGTGTGTACACCAGGGTGTCTCAGTACCAAGACTGGATTAACAGCAACATCGGCAGCAACAATATTGGATTTGTTACATCAAATAGCACTTGTGGCTCCCCTAACCTCTTCTGTCtaatcctttttttctttttcatctttttcctCTGCAACTTCTA TTCATTCCATTACCTAGGCGCCAGAACAGATAAGAATCTTGCAGAGTATAACTCTGCTACACTGGTGCTACAACTGTTGGCT AGGACACAGGAGGTGATGGATATTTACTTGTCAAAAGTTCTGTGCGTTGTATTCACACTACTCATTAATGCTCCAG GCTCATTTTCCCAGCTGGATG TTTGTGGTCAGGCTCCACTGAACAACAAGATTGTGGGTGGTGCAGATGCCTCTCCTGGATCCTGGCCTTGGCAGGTCAGCTTTCAATCAGGCGGCAGCCATTTCTGTGGTGGCAGCCTGATCAATGCGAACTGGGTCTTATCAGCTGCTCACTGTTTCCAAAG CTCCTCAACATCTGGAATCACAATCAATTTAGGAATGGAAAGTCTGGATTTAGCTAACTCTAATCAGCAGCAAAGAAGCGCTAGTATAGTTATCATTAACCAAAATTATGATGATAACACCAAAGACAATGACATTGCACTGGTCCAgctctcttcttcagtgacgtTCAATAATTATATCCAGCCGGTGTGCCTCGCAGCAAGCAGCAGTTCTTTTCCTGCTGGTACTGAAGTCTGGGTCACAGGATGGGGTACTATTGCTTCTGGAG TGAGTCTGCCGTCCCCTCAAACCCTGCAGGAGGTGCAGTTGCCAATTGTCAGTAACAGTGACTGTGCAACATCATATGGAAATGGTTCTATCACAGGCAATATGATGTGTGCTGGCTTAGCTCAGGGAGGAAAAGACTCATGCCAG GGTGATTCTGGAGGCCCACTAGTGGTCCAGGAGAATGGAGTTTGGGTTCAGGCTGGGATTGTGAGCTTTGGCTATGGCTGCGCTTTACCCAATATTCCCGGTGTGTACACCAGAGTGTCTCAGTACCAAGACTGGATTAGCAGCTGGATCGGCAACAGCAATCTTGGATTTGTTACATCAAATAGCACTTGTGGCTCCCCTAACCTCTTCTGTCTGAtcctttttttctccatctttctcCTTTGCAACCTCTACTGA
- the LOC113638142 gene encoding chymotrypsinogen A-like: MKIILWKVVCVVCILFLNARGSLSQLRVCGQAPLNNKIVGGQNAALGSWPWQVIVQSANTLCGGSLISQNWVLTAAHCLKMNGIPFTARQITVSRRLENGTVMKTINAIKLIIHEGYNDDTLVNDIALVQLSSSVQFNDYFRPVCLAASTSSFPTGTNVWATGWGRISNINSQLAQKLQEVKLQIVSNSDCAQKYSQFIITDGMMCAISPVSGQDTCQGDSGGPLEVKFNGSWIQGGIVSFTSARGCASPSIPSGYTRVSQYEDWINSNTGNNQPEFVAFSFGSYISLNLFCLFLSFTIIPFILPSLSIY; this comes from the exons ATGAAGATCATTTTGTGGAAAGTCGTGTGTGTTGTATGCATTCTATTCCTTAATGCTAGAG gTTCACTGTCTCAGCTCAGAG TTTGTGGTCAGGCTCCTCTGAACAACAAGATTGTTGGTGGTCAAAATGCTGCTCTTGGTTCCTGGCCTTGGCAGGTTATTGTTCAGTCAGCAAACACCCTCTGTGGTGGTAGTCTGATCAGTCAGAACTGGGTCTTAACAGCTGCTCACTGTTTGAAAATGAATGGAATACC ttttaCTGCACGTCAAATCACAGTCTCACGACGACTTGAAAATGGGACTGTAATGAAGACaataaatgctattaaattGATCATCCATGAAGGCTATAATGATGACACTCTGGTCAATGACATTGCACTAGTCCAGCTCTCCTCTTCAGTGcagtttaatgattattttcGTCCAGTGTGTCTTGCTGCAAGCACCAGTTCTTTTCCAACTGGTACCAATGTCTGGGCCACAGGATGGGGTAGAATCAGTAATATTA ATTCGCAGCTCGCTCAAAAGCTGCAGGAGGTGAAGTTGCAGATTGTCAGTAACAGTGACTGTGCACAAAAATATTCACAATTTATTATCACAGACGGTATGATGTGTGCTATCTCTCCTGTGAGTGGACAGGACACATGCCAG GGTGATTCTGGAGGTCCACTGGAGGTGAAATTTAATGGAAGCTGGATTCAGGGTGGGATTGTGAGCTTTACCTCTGCAAGAGGATGTGCTTCCCCATCTATACCCAGTGGGTATACCAGAGTGTCTCAGTACGAAGACTGGATTAATAGCAACACAGGCAACAATCAACCAGAATTTGTTGCATTCTCCTTTGGCAGTTACATCTCCCTCAACCTCTTctgtcttttcctttctttcaccATCATCCCCTTCATTCTCCCTTCCTTATCCATCTACTAG